CCTACAAATGCCATTTCGTAGGAGCGGGCTGCGATCCGGATCGCCCGAGATGATGTTGTAGAGGCAAGCGTTCATAACGAGAAAGAGATCCCATGCCCAACCGTGCCGAGCTTGATGCCCACACCGCCCGCTGGCTGCCCTGGGTGGTGGCCATCGCCTTTTTCATGCAGTCCCTCGACGGGACCATCCTCAATACCGCCCTGCCGGCCATGGCCCGCGACCTGGCGGAAGACCCATTGCGCATGCAGGGCGTGGTCATCGCCTACATGCTCACCGTGGCGCTGCTGATCCCGGCTTCGGGCTGGATCGCCGATCGCTTCGGCACCCGCAAGATCTTCTTCGGCGCCATCCTGCTGTTCAGCATCGGCTCCTTGCTCTGCGCGCTGTCCAACTCCCTGAGCCTGCTGGTCGGCGCCCGGGTGATCCAGGGCCTGGGCGGCGCGCTGATGCTGCCCGTCGGCCGGCTGGTGGTATTGCGCGCCTATCCCCGCTCGGAACTGGTGCGGATCATGGGCTTCATCACCATTCCCGGGCTGCTCGGCCCGCTGATCGGGCCGACCATGGGCGGCTGGATGGTGCAGTACCTGACCTGGCACTGGATCTTCCTGATCAACCTGCCGGTGGGCCTCATCGGCTGCTACGCCGTGTGGCGCTTCATTCCCGACCTGCGCGGCAGCGAGCGCACGCGTTTCGACGGCCTGGGCTTTTTGCTGTTCGGCGCGGCGATGGTGCTGATCACCATCGCCATGGAGGGCCTGGGCGAATTGCACCTGCCGCACCTGCGGGTGATGTTGCTGCTGTTCGGCGGCCTGGCGTGCCTGGCGGCCTACTGGCTGCGGGCCGGACACATCGACAACCCGCTGTTCGCGCCCTCGCTGTTCAAGGTGCGGACCTTCGCCGTGGGCATCCTGGGCAATCTGTTCGCCCGGCTCGGCAGCGGTGCCCTGCCGTTCCTGGTGCCCTTGCTGCTGCAAGTCGCCCTCGGCTATTCGCCGTCCCAGGCCGGGATGAGCATGCTGCCGCTGGCCGCCGCGGCGATGGTCGCCAAATCCATCGCCCGTCCGCTGATCGAACGCCTGGGCTACCGCATCGTCCTCACCGGCAACACCCTGGCCCTGGGCATCATGCTCGCCAGCATGGGCCTGGTCACCGAACAGACGCCCTACCCGCTGCTGCTGGGCATGCTGGCGGTGCTGGGGGCGATCAACTCGTTGCAGTTCACGGCGATGAACACCGTGACCCTGATCGACCTCGACGACGCTGCCGCCAGCAGCGGCAACGGCCTGCTGTCGGTGGTCGCGCAACTGTCCCTGAGCCTCGGGGTGGCCTGCGCCGGCGCGCTGCTCGGCGGCTTTACCGCCGAGGTCGGCAACGATGGGGTGAGCACCGTGCTCGGCGCCTTCCAGCTGACCTTCCTCACGGTGGGCATCATGGCCATGCTGGCGGCGGCGATCTTCCTCCAGCTGTCGCCCAGGGACGGCCGGAGGACGCAAAAGGTCCAGGAACATATCGAGCATTGACCTCACAACGCCTGTAGGAGCGAAGCTTGCTCGCGATAGCGCCCGGTCAGTCAATGCAGATGTCGACTGGCGAATCGCTATCGCGAGCAAGCTTCGCTCCTACATGGGGGTGGTGCATTGGGGTGGGGCATGGGGACGTGAGCTTTCTGGCTACTTTTCGTCCAGAAATTGCAGGCAGGGGCAGCGGGACTGATACACTGCGCGACATTTTGTTTTGCAGGCCCGTCCCGTGACCACCATCGCCACCGCTTTTAATACTTTGCCGCTGTCCGCCGCCATGCTGGCTAACCTCGACTCACTCGGTTACGCCCAGATGACGCCGGTCCAGGCGCAAAGCCTGCCGGTGATTCTCAAGGGGATGGACCTGATCGCCCAGGCCAAGACCGGCAGCGGCAAGACTGCCGCGTTCGGCATCGGCCTGCTGAACCCGATCAACCCGCGCTACTTCGGCTGCCAGGCGCTGGTGATCTGCCCGACCCGCGAGCTGGCCGACCAGGTGGCCAAGGAAATCCGCCGCCTGGCCCGCGCCGAAGACAATATCAAGGTCCTGACCCTGTGCGGCGGCGTGTCCTTCGGCCCGCAGATCGCCTCGCTGGAACATGGCGCGCACATCATCGTCGGCACCCCGGGCCGCCTGTCCCAGCACCTGCGCAAGGGCTCGCTGAAACTCGACGGCCTCAACACCCTGGTTCTCGACGAAGCCGACCGCATGCTCGACATGGGCTTCTACGACCCGATCGAAGAAATCATCGCCTACACCCCCGAGCGCCGGCAGACCCTGCTGTTCTCCGCCACCTACCCGGTGGGCATCAAGCAGTTGGCCTCGAAGTTCATGCGTAACCCGCAGCAGGTGAAAGCCGAGGCCCTGCACGCCGACAGCGAGATCGAGCAGCGCTTCTACGAGATTTCGCCGGAAGAACGCATCGACGCGGTGGTCAAGGTCCTCAACCACTTCCGCCCGCAATCCTGCGTGGCCTTCTGCTTCACCAAGCAGCAGGTCCAGGAAACCGTCGACCGCCTGACCGCCAAGGGCATGTCCGCCGTGGGCCTGCACGGCGACCTGGAACAGCGCGACCGCGACCAGGTGCTGGCGATGTTCGCCAACCGCAGCACCTCGGTGCTGGTGGCCACCGACGTGGCTGCCCGCGGCCTGGACATCGATGCCCTGGACATGGTGATCAACGTCGAGCTGGCGCGGGATTCGGAAATCCACATCCACCGCGTCGGCCGAACCGGCCGCGCCGGCGAGAAAGGCCTGGCCATCAGCCTGGTGGCGCCGTCCGAAGCGCACCGCGCCCAGGCCATCGAGCAGTTGCAGAAAGCGCCGTTGAACTGGGAACAGATCGACAGCCTGAAACCCCAGGGCGGCGGCCCGCTGCTGCCGGCCATGAGCACCCTGTGCATCGCCGCCGGGCGCAAGGACAAAGTGCGCCCGGGCGACATCCTCGGCGCCCTGACCGGCGAGGCCGGCATTCCCGGGACCCAGGTCGGCAAGATCGCGATCTTCGACTTCCAGGCCTACGTCGCCGTCGAACGCGGCATCGCCAAGCAGGCCCTGCAACGCCTGAACAGCGGCAAGATCAAGGGTCGCTCGCTGCGCGTGCGTATCCTGTAATACCCCCCCTTGTAGGAGCGAGGCTTGCCCGCGATAGCGTCCGAACAGCCGACATCGAGGCTGAAGCTGATGCCGTCATCGCGAGCAAGCTCGCTCCTAACAAATATCGTGTGAGGACATCGTTTTGCGCTCTACCGAAGTCGTGATCATTGGCGCTGGCGCCGCAGGTTTGATGTGCGCGCTGACCGCGGCCGGCCGTGGCCGCCAGGTCATGCTGCTGGACCACGCCAACAAGGCCGGCAAGAAGATCCTCATGTCCGGCGGCGGGCGCTGCAACTTCACCAACATGTACACCGAGCCCGGCAACTTCCTCTCGCAGAACCCGCACTTCTGCAAGTCGGCGCTGGCCCGCTACACCCAGTGGGACTTCATCGGCCTGGTGGCCAAGCACGGCGTGCCGTACCACGAGAAGAAGCTCGGCCAGCTGTTCTGCGACAACAAGTCCAGCGACATCCTCGGCATGCTGCTCGACGAGTGCGAGCAGGTCGGCGTGCAACTGCACCTGGATACCTCGATCCAGCAGATCGAGAAGCTCGACGCCGGCTACCTGCTGGAGACCACCCTCGGCCAGCTCCGCTGCGAGTCGCTGGTGATCGCCACCGGCGGCCTGTCGATCCCGACCCTGGGCGCCACCGGCTTCGGCTACCAGGTGGCCAGGCAGTTCGGCCATGAACTGTTGCCGACCCGCGCCGGGCTGGTGCCGTTCACCATCACCGACCAGCTCAAGGAGCTGTGCGGCGAGTTGTCCGGCACCTCGGTGGATTGCCTGGTGAGCTGCAACGACATGAGTTTTCGCGAGAACATCCTGTTCACCCACCGCGGCCTGAGCGGCCCGGCGATCCTGCAGATTTCCTCGTACTGGCAGCCCGGCGACACAGTCGAGATCAACCTGCTGCCGGACCACGACGTGCCGCACTGGCTGCAACAGCAGCAGGCCGAGCGCCCCAACAGCGAGCTGAAAACCCTGCTTGGGGAAATCTTCACCAAGAAGATGGCGGGCCTGCTGGCCGACAGCTGGTTCGTTTCCAAGCCGATGAAGCAGTACACCCACGCCGAGCTGGCGGAGATCGCCAGCAAGCTGGCCAGCTGGCAACTGGTGCCCGCCGGCACCGAGGGCTATCGCACCGCCGAGGTGACCCTGGGCGGCGTCGACACCCGCGAGGTGTCGTCCAAGACCATGGAATCGCTGAAGAGCCCGGGGCTGTATTTCATCGGCGAAGTGCTGGACGTCAGCGGCCACCTGGGCGGCTTCAATTTCCAGTGGGCCTGGGCTTCCGGCTACGCGGCCGCGCAGTACGTCTGAGGCAGATCCATACCTGTAGGAGCGAGCTTGCTCGCGATGGAGCCAAGAACGCCGCGGGTATCAGACGCTCCGCGTTATCGTTGACGACCTTCGCGAGCAAGCTCGCTCCTACAGATTCGTGAGCCGCCCTCTGTCATCAAGGAACAGAATTTGCTGGCGGATGTGACGACCCCATTGCGCGGTCGTCAATACTGGCTCAATTTAGCGGCATCGCCCCGGAAGGCCTTCCCTCTTCATGTCATCGACCACCTTTCGCCAGTCCCTGCGGCGCCTCTGGGCGCTGGATAAATTCAGCTACAGCGTGCGGGTATTCATCGCCCTGACCGGCAGCATGGCGCTGTGCTGGTACCAGGACGAAATGACCCTGCTGATCCCGCTGTTCCTGGGGATCATCGCCAGCGCCCTGGCCGAGACCGACGACAGCTGGCAGGGCCGGATCAACGCCCTGGCGGTGACCCTGGTGTGCTTCAGCGTCGCCGCCCTCTCCGTCGAACTGCTGTTCCCCTACCCCTGGATCTTCGTCGGCGCCCTGGCCCTGGCCAGCTTTGGCCTGACCATGCTCGGCGCGCTGGGCGAACGTTACGGGGCGATTGCCTCGGCGACCCTGATCCTCTCGGTCTACACCATGATCGGCGTGGACCAGCGCGGCGGCGCGGTGACCAATTTCTGGCACGAACCGCTGCTGCTGGTAGCCGGCGCCGCCTGGTACGGCCTGCTGTCGGTGCTCTGGCAGGCGATGTTTTCCAACCAGCCGGTGCAGCAGAGCCTGGCGCGCCTGTTCCGCGAACTGGGCTATTACCTCAAGCTCAAGTCGTCGCTGTTCGAGCCGATCCGCCAGCTGGACGTGGAAGCCCGACGCCTGGAACTGGCCCAGCAAAATGGCAAGGTGGTGGCGGCGCTCAATACCGCGAAGGAGATCATCCTGCACCGGGTCGGCAACGGCCGGCCAGGCTCGAAAGTCAGCCGCTACCTGAAGCTGTATTTCCTCGCCCAGGACATCCACGAGCGCGCCAGCTCCTCCCACTACCCCTACAACGCCCTGACCGATGCGTTCTTCCACAGCGACGTGCTGTTCCGCTGCCAGCGCCTGCTGCGCCAGCAAGGCAAGGCCTGCCGCGCCCTGGGCGAATCCATCCAGCTGCGCCAGCCGTTCGTCTACGACGCCAGCTTCGCCGAGGCCCTGAGCGACCTGCACGCCTCCCTGGAACACCTGCGCATCCAGAGCAACCCGGCCTGGCGCGGGCTGCTGCGTTCCCTGCGGGCGCTGGCCGCCAACCTGGGCACCCTCGACCGCCTGCTCAGCGACGCCAGCAATCCCGACGCCCTGGCCGACGCCACCGACAGCAGCCTGCTGGACCGTTCGCCGCGCAACCTCAAGGACGTCTGGAGCCGCCTGCGCACCCAGCTGACGCCGACCTCGCTGCTGTTCCGCCACGCCCTGCGCCTGCCCCTGGCGCTCACCGTCGGCTACGCCATGGTGCATTTGATCCACCCGTCCCAGGGGTACTGGATCATCCTCACCACCCTGTTCGTCTGCCAGCCGAACTACGGCGCCACGCGGCGCAAGCTGGGCCAGCGGATCATCGGCACCGCCATCGGCCTGGTGGTCGCGTGGGCGCTGTTCGACCTGTTCCCCAGCCCGCTGGTGCAGTCGCTGTTCGCCATCGCCGCCGGGGTGGTGTTCTTCACCAACCGCACCACCCGCTACACCCTGGCCACGGCCGCCATCACCATCATGGTGCTGTTCTGCTTCAACCAGGTGGGCGACGGCTACGGGCTGTTGCTGCCGCGCCTGTTCGATACCCTGCTGGGCAGCCTGATCGCCGGCCTGGCGGTGTTCCTGTTCCTGCCGGACTGGCAGGGCCGGCGCCTGAACAAGGTGCTGGCCAATACCCTGACCTGCAACAGCATCTACCTGCGGCAGATCATGCAGCAGTACGCGGCCGGCAAGAGCGACGACCTGGCTTACCGCCTGGCCCGACGCAACGCCCACAACGCCGACGCGGCGCTGTCCACCACCCTGGCCAACATGCTGATGGAGCCCGGGCATTTCCGTAAGGAAGCGGATGTCGGCTTCCGTTTCCTGGTGCTGTCGCACACCCTGCTCAGCTACCTCTCCGGCCTGGGCGCGCACCGGGAAACCCAACTGCCGGCGGAAGTCCGCGAACAGCTGATCGACGGCGCGGGCGTCAGCCTGGCCAACAGCATCGACGAAATCGCCCAGGGGCTGGCGAGCAAGCAGCCGGTGGCCATCCAGAGCGATGCCGAGGAAGCGCTGGCCAACGAGCTGGAACAGATGCCGGACGAGATCGACGAAGGCCAGCGCCTGGTGCAGACCCAGCTCGCGCTGATCTGCCGCCAGCTGGGGCCGTTGCGGACCCTGGCGGCGCACCTGATCAAGGACGCCGGCGAAACGCAGGCGGTCTGAAGGCCCGGCCGCCGCCCGCGGTGCGGCTCACATCCCGTGCTGGCGCAACAGGCGGTCGTAGCTGCCGTCGGCCTTCATGGCCTCGATCGCCTGGTCGAACTTCGCCACGATCTGCGCATGCTCGGGGTTCTTCAGGCTGACCAGGATGTGCAGGCCGTTTTCGCTCAGGGAATTGGGCACGAACTCCACGGCATTGCGCACCCGCGGCGACTCCCGCGCCAGGTAATAGCGGGCGACGTATTCGTCCTCCAGGGTCAGCTTGACCCGGTCGGCCGCGAGCATGCGTACCGCCATCGCGAAGTTGTGCACCGGGACTTTCTGCAGGTCCGGGTCACCGTCGAAATCGGGGGCATAGGCATAACCGCGCACCACCGCGATGGGGTACTGGTGCAACTGCTGGAGGTTGCTGTATTCGATGGGCATGTCCTTGCGCCGCAGGAAGCGCACCCGGTTGACCAGGTACTCCGCGGAGAACTGCCCGAGCCGGGTGCGTTCCTCGTTGAACCAGGCATTCACCAGTACGTCGTAACGCCCTTCGCCGACGCCCAGCAGCGCGCGTGCCCACGGCACCTGCTCGAACTCGCTGGCATAGCCGGCCCGCGCCAGGGCGGTGCTGACGATATCGGTGGCCAGCCCGCCATTGACCAGCGTCGCATCCGTGAAAGGCGGCCAGATATCGGCTACCAATCGCAATTTTTCCGCATAAGCGCTCTGGCCCAGCAACAGCAATCCGATCAAAGCAAAAGCTCGATGCAGTCGCGGCATGCTAAAAGATCCTTAGCGGGCGGAAAGCCCTGCGTGTTTTTTTGCCCAAACTCGCGGATCGACGGCCGGTGGACGGCCACGACCCAGGTCCTAACAGTAGCTCATGGGAGCCACTGCACAGCGCTCTCCCGCAGATTACACAAAGAAGACAGCGATGAATCATCGCAATGATGGCATTTTGACCTACCTCACAGAAACGCGACTCGAGTGCAGGCAAGACAAGTTCCGGCCAGGCACTTAACATCTGCCGACGATTTTGAAAGGAATGAAACGATGACGATCGAATGGGTCTGCAAACACCACACCGACCTGGGCAAGGAGCAGTTGTACGCCATCCTGCAGTTGCGCACCGAGGTGTTCGTGGTCGAGCAGAAATGCGCCTACCAGGAAGTCGATGGCCAGGACCTGGAAGGCGACACCTGCCACCTGATGGCCTGGGACGATGATCGGCTGCTGGCCTACCTGCGCCTGCTCGACCCGACCTCCCAGGGCGGCGACGTGGTGATTGGCCGTGTGGTCATCGCCCCCTCGGCCCGTGGTCGTGGGCTGGGGCACGAGTTGATGGAGCACGCCCTGCAACAGGCGCAGAAACACTGGCCGCAGACGCCGATCTACCTGTCGGCCCAGGCCCACCTGCAGGGGTATTACGGGCGTTACGGCTTCAAGGTCGTGGGCGAGGAATACCTGGAAGACGATATCCCCCACATCGGCATGCGCCGGGACTGATATCGCTATCCGATCGAGCGGCCGCCACAGATCCCTCAGGGATACTCCAGCACCGCCTTGATCCGCGCCAGGTTCGCCTCGATCCAGCCCTTGTCGATCGCGCCCCAGCTCTTGATCCGATAGCTGCCGGCGTGATTGCGCGCGCCGTCCTGCTGCTCGAACTCGCAGACGATATCCAGGTCCGCCAGGGCGACGATGGTGTCCTGCGCCGTACGCCGCGGCATGCCGGTCGCCTCGGTCAGCGCCGGGACGCTGGCGGCCAGGCCGCTGTCGATCAGGTAGGCCACATACAGCCGGCGGTAAAAACTGCTCTTGGTCTTGCTCACGTCCATCGCCCGCTCCTTGTGCCCGGGGTCAGTCGGACCCGGCTTGCAGATCGCGCCAGGTCAGGTAGACCCGCAAGTCGAATTCCAGTTGGTGATAGCCCGGCAGCATGTGCTCGCAGAGCTTGTAGAACGCCTTGTTGTGCTCGCTTTCCTTGAAGTGCGCCAACTCGTGGACGACGATCATGCGCAGGAATTCCGGCGCTGCCTCCTTGAAGAGCGAAGCGATGCGGATTTCCTTCTTGGCCTTGAGCTTGCCGCCCTGCACCCGCGAGATCGTGGTGTGCAACCCCAGGGCGCGGTGCGTCAGGTCCAGCCGGTTGTCGAACAGCACCTTGTCGATGGCCGGGGCGTTACGCAGGTATTCCTGCTTGAGCTCCAGGGCATAGCCATACAGCGCCTTGTCGCTCTGCACCGCGTGCCGGCCGGGGTAACGCTGGCTCAGGTAGTCGCCCAGGCGACCTTGCGCGATCAGCTGGCGCACCTGATCTTGCAGGGTCGCGGGGTAGGCCTGGAGGTATTTCAACGCGGTCATGGGGCGGCAACGCAGTCACGAAAAGGCCGCCAGTGTAGCGAATTCAACCCGGCAACGCGCTCCAGTCGAAAGGCTCGGCAAAACGCTCGACGTCGGCGGCCATCGACGGTCGCGCCACCAGGAAGCCCTGCACATACTCGCAGCCATTGGCCTGCAACCAGCGATATTGCTCCAGGGTTTCCACGCCCTCGGCGATCACCAGCACCCCGAGCGCCTTGCACAGCTCGATCACGCAGCGCGCCAGCGCCGCGTCCCGGGCCGACTCCGGCAGCCGGGCGATCAGGTGCCGGTCGAGCTTCAGGGTGTCGAGCTCCAGGTCGCGCAGGTAGCCCAGGGAACAGGCGCTCGAACCGAAGTCATCCAATGCCACCCGCACCCCCAGGTCGCGCAGCAACCGCAGCTGCTTGCGCGACTCGTCGAGGTTCTGGGTCAGGGCATCTTCGGTGACTTCGACTTCCAGCTGCCAGGGCTCCAGGCCATGGCGCTCCAGGACCTGGCGCAGTTCGGTGGCCAGGTTCGGCATGGCGAACTGGGTGCCGCTCAGGCTCACGCCCAGCACGGTCCGTTCGGCGAACAGAGTTTTCCAGGCCGCGCGCTGGCTCGCGCCCTGTTGATAGATCCAGCTGCCCAGGCGACTGATCAGCCGCGCCTCCTCCAGCAAGGGCAGGAACAACCCCGGCGGCACATCGCCAACGCTCGGATGCCGCCAGCGCAGCAAGGCTTCGAAGCCACGCAGGCGCCCATCGGCGATCGCCACCTGCGGCTGATACACCAGGTTGAACTCCTTGCGCTCCACAGCGCTGCGCACGCTTTCCTCGAGCATCAGCCGCGAACGGGCACGCCCGTTCATTTCATGATCGTAGTAACGGTATTGCTGGCGCCCGGCGCGCTTGGCCTCGTACATGGCGATATCCGCTGCGCGCATCAGGCCATCGAGGTTGGAACCGCAATCGGGGTAGATGGCGATCCCGATACTGGCACCCAGGGCGACCTCCAGGCCGTCGAACTGCTGGCAGATGGAGATCCGTTCGATCAGCTTCTCGGAAATCTTCGCCGCCTGCTCCGGAAACTCCAGTTCCAGCAAGGCGGTGAATTCGTCGCCGCCCATCCGCGCCAGGATATCGAAGGAACGCAGGCAGGCCTTCAGCTGTTCGGAGACCCAGCGCAGCACCCGATCCCCGGCGTCATGCCCCAGGGAGTCGTTGACCCGCTTGAAACCGTCCAGGTCCAGGTACAGCAATACCAGCGACTTGTCCGAACGCTCGCTGCGCAACAGCACGCTTTCCACGGTCTGGTAGAAGCCGCGCCGGTTGAGCAGACCGGTCAGCGGGTCGGTGACCGCCTGGTACTCCAGCTGCTGGTGCAGGTGCCGCACTTCCGACATGTCGAGCAGGGTCACCACCATGGCCTTCTGCTCGCTCGGCAGCGGCGCGCAGGACAACGCCACCGACACCTGCTGGCCCGTTGCGGTGCGCAAGGCGGCGTCATGCAGGCGGTAGGTCTCGCCCCGGCGATAGCTGGCATACAGCTCGGATTCGGCCCAGTCCGGCACATGGGGCTTTTGCAGGTAGTCGAGCAACCCCGAGCCTTCCAGCTGGTTCACCGGCGTATCGAGCAGGTGCGAGATCGCCGGGTTGGCAAAACGGATGCCGCCGCGCTCATCCACCACCAGGATCCCCTCGGCGGCGTTATCCAGCACCGAGGCATTGAAGGCCCGGGCGTTCTCCAGGTCATGGCTCAGGCGTTGCAACGCCCGCCGATTGCGCTGCTGCTCCAGCAGCGCCTGGACCTTGGGCTTGAGGATCTGCGGGTCGAACGGCTTGAACAGGTAATCCACCGCGCCACTGGCATAGCCCTTGATCACGGCGTCCTTGGACTGCTCGTTGGCGGTGAGGAAAATGATTGGCGTCAGGCGGGTCCGCTGGCTGCCGCGCATCAGGCGGGCGACTTCGAAACCGTCCATTTCCGGCATCTGCACATCCAGCAGTACCAGGTCGATATCGTGCTCCAGCAACAACCCGAGGGCCTCGACCCCCGAGGCCGCGGTCATGACCTGCCAGTCGTGGCGCTGCAGGAGCGCACGCATGCTGATCAGGTTTTCGGGGTAATCATCAACAATCAGTAAGACCGAGCTGGCTTCATCGGGCCGAGGTTGCGCGCATTCCATGCTGCTTCTCTTGTCGTGTAGGGCCGGCCCCCCTTCAAGGAGGACCGGACAAAAACCGAGCCTTCACTCTAGACCCGGATCCCCCAAAGCAGAAGCTGTCACACAGCCATCATTTCGCCAAAGCCCGGGGCTCCCGACTAACGGTCAGGCCTACAGGCCGCTGAAACCGGCACAGATGGCATTTCGACAGAGGCTTGACGTCAATTACCCGCCAGGCGGACATTAACAAGCGCGCGCCCCGCGTTTATAAAGAGCGCCCTCAAAAGCGCAGGCTAAAGCCTTTGCCGGTCTTATCCGGCATCAAATCGGGAAGCTTTGACTATGATCGACCTCGCAACCTGGAATCTGAGCATTCCCGTCGGCAGCCCACCCGCCACCATCGATACCCCCAAGCTGGTGAGCGGGTTCAAGGATCAATACTTCCATTCCGACACCGGCACGCTGTTCTTCTGGTCGCCCGTCACCGGCTCCCGCACCGCCAACGCCATCTACCCACGCAGCGAACTGCGGGAGACCTACGCCGACGGCACCTTGCGGAACTGGACCTACCCGGAAGCCGACAACCTGCTCTACGCCACCCTGGCGGTGAACCAGGTGCCCTCCTCGGGCAAGGTCGTCATCGGCCAGATCCATGCCTACAACAGCACCAAGCCGCTGGTGAAGGTGGAGTACCAGTACAAGACCAGCACGCAGTACGGCAACATCGTCGCCAAGGTCCGCATGCGCCCGGACGATGCCGAGAGCCGGGTGATCACCGTCGCCGAGAACGTTCCGCTGGACCGCGAATTCTCCTACCTGATCCACCTGAGCCCGGGCGGCGCCCTGGGCATCAGCGCCGCCGGCTACCAGTGGGACACCCAGATCAGCGCCACCTGGAGCGACAAGCCGCTGTACTTCAAGGCCGGCGTCTATGTGCAAGACAACACCGGCTACACCAGCGAGGGCGGCCAGGTGACCTTCTACAAGCTGGATATCGATCACAACCAGACCTGAGCCCCTGCTGTAGGAGCGAGGCTTGCCCGCGATAACCATCTGCCTGGCGCCGCCATATCGACTGTCAGGTCCTCATCGCGGGCAAGCCTCGCTCCTACAAGGTGAGGGGTTTGCTACAGGCACAAAAAAGCCCGCATCGCTGCGGGCTTTTTCGTTCGCTCAACGCCGGGGCTTAGTTGACCTTGGCGTTCAGCTCACCCTTGAGGTAGCGCTGGAACATCGCTTCCAGGGAGATCGGCTTGATCTTCGAGGCGTTGCCGGCGGTACCGAAGGCTTCGTAACGGGCGATGCACACGTCGCGCATGGCGGTCACGGTGGCGCCGAAGAACTTGCGTGGGTCGAACTCGCTCGGGTTGGTGGCCATCAGGCGACGCATCGCACCGGTGGACGCCAGGCGCAGGTCGGTGTCGATGTTGACCTTGCGCACGCCGTACTTGATGCCTTCGACAATCTCTTCGACCGGCACGCCGTAGGTTTCCTTGATGTCGCCACCGTACTGGTTGATGATCGCCAGCCACTCTTGCGGCACCGAAGACGAACCGTGCATCACCAGGTGGGTGTTCGGAATGCGCTTGTGGATTTCCTTGATGCGGTCGATGGCCAGCACGTCGCCGGTAGGCGGCTTGGTGAACTTGTAGGCGCCGTGGCTGGTGCCGATGGCGATGGCCAGGGCGTCGACCTGGGTCTTCTTGACGAAGTCGGCGGCTTCTTCCGGATCGGTCAGCATCTGGCTGTGATCCAGCACGCCTTCGGCGCCGATGCCGTCTTCTTCACCGGCCATGCCGGTTTCCAGGGAGCCCAGGCAGCCCAGCTCGCCTTCCACCGAAACGCCGCAGGCGTGAGCCATGGCCACGGTCTGCTGGGTGACGCGCACGTTGTATTCGTAGTCGGTCGGGGTCTTGCCGTCTTCGCCCAGGGAACCGTCCATCATGACCGAGGAGAAGCCCAGCTGGATCGAGCGCTGGCAGACGTCAGGGCTGGTGCCGTGGTCCTGGTGCATGCACACCGGGATGTGCGGGAATTCTTCGATCGCCGCCAGGATCAGGTGGCGCAGGAAAGGCGCGCCAGCGTATTTGCGGGCACCGGCCGAAGCCTGGACGATCACCGGAGAGTCAGTCTTGTCAGCCGCTTCCATGATGGCGCGCATCTGCTCAAGGTTGTTGACGTTGAAGGCTGGAACGCCGTAGCCGAATTCGGCTGCGTGGTCCAGCATCTGGCGCATGCTGATAAGTGCCATTGTGTATCTCTCTCCCGGTCGAGGGTCGTTAATCGTGCAAGCCTGCCGTAGCGGCGGCCGCTATTCAAGTGATTGCAGATCGGGGGTCGCCCCGGCCTGCGGATTCGTTACTGCATCAATCTCAAAAGCCGCGCCTCTCTCTGTAGGAGCGAAGCTTGCTCGCGATCAGGGCCATCACATTCAACATCTCTGCTGACGGTTGGATCGCTATCGCGAGCAAGCTTCGCTCCTACAGGTTCCGCATCGGTTCCCGGCCTACGGCGCTTTACAGCCGCGGCCGATCAAATCGTTGGTGGCGACCCAGTAGACCAGGCCTTCGTCACCCTTTTCGTGAAACGCCAGCAT
This portion of the Pseudomonas sp. MRSN 12121 genome encodes:
- a CDS encoding bifunctional diguanylate cyclase/phosphodiesterase → MECAQPRPDEASSVLLIVDDYPENLISMRALLQRHDWQVMTAASGVEALGLLLEHDIDLVLLDVQMPEMDGFEVARLMRGSQRTRLTPIIFLTANEQSKDAVIKGYASGAVDYLFKPFDPQILKPKVQALLEQQRNRRALQRLSHDLENARAFNASVLDNAAEGILVVDERGGIRFANPAISHLLDTPVNQLEGSGLLDYLQKPHVPDWAESELYASYRRGETYRLHDAALRTATGQQVSVALSCAPLPSEQKAMVVTLLDMSEVRHLHQQLEYQAVTDPLTGLLNRRGFYQTVESVLLRSERSDKSLVLLYLDLDGFKRVNDSLGHDAGDRVLRWVSEQLKACLRSFDILARMGGDEFTALLELEFPEQAAKISEKLIERISICQQFDGLEVALGASIGIAIYPDCGSNLDGLMRAADIAMYEAKRAGRQQYRYYDHEMNGRARSRLMLEESVRSAVERKEFNLVYQPQVAIADGRLRGFEALLRWRHPSVGDVPPGLFLPLLEEARLISRLGSWIYQQGASQRAAWKTLFAERTVLGVSLSGTQFAMPNLATELRQVLERHGLEPWQLEVEVTEDALTQNLDESRKQLRLLRDLGVRVALDDFGSSACSLGYLRDLELDTLKLDRHLIARLPESARDAALARCVIELCKALGVLVIAEGVETLEQYRWLQANGCEYVQGFLVARPSMAADVERFAEPFDWSALPG
- a CDS encoding polysaccharide lyase family 7 protein; protein product: MIDLATWNLSIPVGSPPATIDTPKLVSGFKDQYFHSDTGTLFFWSPVTGSRTANAIYPRSELRETYADGTLRNWTYPEADNLLYATLAVNQVPSSGKVVIGQIHAYNSTKPLVKVEYQYKTSTQYGNIVAKVRMRPDDAESRVITVAENVPLDREFSYLIHLSPGGALGISAAGYQWDTQISATWSDKPLYFKAGVYVQDNTGYTSEGGQVTFYKLDIDHNQT
- the fba gene encoding class II fructose-bisphosphate aldolase (catalyzes the reversible aldol condensation of dihydroxyacetonephosphate and glyceraldehyde 3-phosphate in the Calvin cycle, glycolysis, and/or gluconeogenesis), whose amino-acid sequence is MALISMRQMLDHAAEFGYGVPAFNVNNLEQMRAIMEAADKTDSPVIVQASAGARKYAGAPFLRHLILAAIEEFPHIPVCMHQDHGTSPDVCQRSIQLGFSSVMMDGSLGEDGKTPTDYEYNVRVTQQTVAMAHACGVSVEGELGCLGSLETGMAGEEDGIGAEGVLDHSQMLTDPEEAADFVKKTQVDALAIAIGTSHGAYKFTKPPTGDVLAIDRIKEIHKRIPNTHLVMHGSSSVPQEWLAIINQYGGDIKETYGVPVEEIVEGIKYGVRKVNIDTDLRLASTGAMRRLMATNPSEFDPRKFFGATVTAMRDVCIARYEAFGTAGNASKIKPISLEAMFQRYLKGELNAKVN